A region of the Hirundo rustica isolate bHirRus1 chromosome 5, bHirRus1.pri.v3, whole genome shotgun sequence genome:
TGAAAGTCATCTTTTTAACATTGTAGAAGGAAATTGTGGCAATGGAAACATGATGACTTCATATGCAAGCTTTGACACATAAGAGAACGCCATGACCTAATGCTTCAAAGTTTCTAACCTTGCTTTGTACAATACACTTTTCATGTTGCTGCATTTCATCAAATTCATGGAGGTAGTTATatgtgtaaaaaaaattaccataaaAGTAACATGTTGTATTATAATAATACATATTAAGTGTGCAAAATGCCGACAGATTTGTGTTGACCCTTTACAGTTGAACACAACACAGATTCAACCTAATCTAACTCTGTAAACCTTTAAATTGATACATTAGAAGAATGATAGATAAGCAACCACATAATACAAGGCTATGATTTCATCAAAGGATTAGGGTGACATAAAGCACTCAAGCTCCACTCTCGTGGTTTTGTTACCAGAACCTCAAGAtggaattttcttattttccattgttgattttaaaagggaaaaaaaaaaaattcaagactAGAACGTTTCTATTTGAAACTTCTGTTTACATTCCATATTCCAAGAGTCACATTAATATTGGTACAGTGCCATGTCAACATTAATATGACATTTATGTTGTCTGCTGGTCTCTGGGAACTTTAGGAAATAACATACTATACAGTTTATAGGTACGTACTATCACATTTTGTTGGAGTTACGTCTTCTGTTCAACCAGCTGCCTGCACAAATTCTGATTAGCTTATGACAAACAATTATTTCCCCAAAGGTGAAACCTGTTTCTGCTCTTCACATTTTATACTGCCATTAGTACTTCAGATcatcactgtaattttttttttaccattttgacatttttatttactgaatTGACACATATTACTGATGTCAGAGCTCATCTCAGAAACAAAATCACAGTCAGCCACTGCATAGTATATGACAATTCCCCACAAAAACTCTGACTCTACAGTTTGCATGGAATAAGTACGGCTGGAGTTACATATCGAATAATAAGATGCATCATGCAAAGCATTATATGGTAATTAGAGCACATCTTGGAAGGTATGATAAGGCAGAAGGCTAAAGGCCAAGTGACTTTGATAACCAACCAAAAGCACAATAATTTCCTTTATGTGCACCGAAAGGTCTTATTGCTCCTATGAAATGGAAATTATACACTGAAATCAATGAAAACAGATCTGTGCATTGACTGGGTATTCTTGACAGAAGTGGAAACTGATTGTGTCCAGAGTTCAAAAGCTATTTTATAAGTAAATGAACTATATCCGATTGTAACATAAGGCTGAATCATCAGTAAAGACTTCTGATGACCATAGAGAACATAAGTGAAGCTCGAATGACTTTGTATACAGAGTAATAAATGTCACCAGAACCTGATGAAAATACTGGCTTTTAATATGTACAGTTGGGTTTCATACCTGTGTACTACAAGAGCTAGACGGGGTAAATGTCCCTTTTCTATGAAACAATTTGGGCTGTTGCACATTTTAGTATCTTTGTTATTCTTCCACCAATTTGTCTGTTCTGATAAAATAAGTCAGTTTGTTGCACTACCAGGTTGCATGAGTAACAGAGCAGAATGTGACCCTATACCTAAAATTACTCTTGGAGTTTAACTATCTGTAGAATTTACTCTGCAGTAATTAGCATAGTACTAATTACACTGGAGTAACAGTTTAGGGAGTGCAATTAGAATGTACCATGCCTGCAGGACTCAGATTTCTACTGCAAACCAAGTGGACACATTGAATTTCTAGAAACCAGACATGTCCATAAAATGCTAAATTGCAAATAACATCCACTGAATAAAAAGGCCAGAAGTTTATAATTCTCTAAATTTTGTTCTCTGATAATCATTACACTGTATGCTATTTTTAATAGCCTAATTTAGGCACTCTATTTAATAAGCTACATAAAATAGATTTATGTCCTTCCACTAGAAAGAAATCAATTCTTCAGGCCATACTTGTCATTTATATCATAAAGGATATTTTTGTTCCAAGAAATTAGCTATCCTGATTCCTATATTAATGGCAAGTTGCAATACCAGAAGTGACACTAGAATTagattatctttttaaaataagtgaaTTATACTGAAgacatttaatatattttgtgtCACTCCACACTGTGGCTCCATGACAGTTAcatctttcccttccctccccactcccCCCATCTATGCAAAGGCCCACGTCCTCACTGGTGACTATGGAAAGTCAAGTACCAAGTCCCATTAAGTAAACATCTCTCctatttttgaaacaaaaggaGGAGCCGCCTTTCTTCCCACCCTAGAAACCCTGCATTCCtaggaaaaaagcaaatcaaaacaaaccccaaacctccttTTACTTGCTTAACCAGGTATTTGTAAAATTGTGTCACCAAAATGCACACTGAAAATGACTGATTAGTATTAATAATTCGCATATAGAGCTGAGGTCATGACTTGTCATGTTTGGCATTGTTTTTCCTCATGGTGATCCTGGCTGGTTACTTTCAGCAGTGGCTcagtttttgaagaaaaaaattatgaactcTGCAGTAGAGTTTAGCCTCTGACCAGGGGCATCACACATCtgtggcatttttttaaatgaagttgGCAACTGCATGGACATTGAAAATGCAGATTACACTTACAGTGTCTAGACTTTCATATATGTGCTCAGTTACAATTAAGTGAAGCAAAAAGTGTACATAGTATCCCTACTGCTATTCTGTTGCTACAGAGCCGCAAATGTGAAAAGCAATACCTTGAAATAAAGACTTCTTTGTTGCCCCTAGTCTACATTGCAGCACAGTTTAAGTGAACACTAAAACTGTGGTTGAgatgcttgttttatttttccccaaagatGTAAACATCAGTCCCAGTGTCGTAAACTTTGCTGTATAGGATGAGACAGACGATCTGAGGCAGGCTGACTATCAGACACTAGTGACAGAAGCTTGCAGGCAGTTACCAGGTTTCTGCAGTTTCTCAGCTTCACTCGTGGGTGGGTCTGCCGTGGCTCGGAAGTTGAACGTTGGGCCTGCGCCACCGTGtgcagggctcagagcagggttCTGACGTCTGTTGCTTTCAACAATACTTGAAGTGTTGGATGCCAGGCTCTCACGAGTActggaatggaaaagaaatatatatacacactcaTCTATGACATGCCTATCTATCTTTCGACCAGACAGGAAGGGAGAACAGAGTGTTTTATGATAGGTTTCCTGTGTTTGTATGTAATGTCACATCAATGAATCATCTCATTTTGACAGTACACATACGTTCCTCCAAAATGCATCCCAGAGGTGCTCAGCAGTCATCATACCGTAACACAGGTATAGCACTAAGCACAGCTGAAACTGTCACACAAACTGTAAACTGAACCAGTATCAAGCATCTGGATTTTTCACTCAAGGAAATAGCTTCCATCTTGCACTTGGAACATGCTAGTTTTCTTTCCTGACTGGTGCAGTTTTGCACAAAGTAGCTTCATCAAACTAGCTGTGTGACTAGGCAGAGTTAGGACAGCAATCATATAATACAGCATCCTCTATTCTCTCCTCTTCTACCGATGTTTTTGtacacaaaatattaaataaaagttttacATTACATTAAACTCACGATGTTTCTAAACGCAACACTTCAATTTTGCTTTGCAGCTGAGATGATTGAAACTTACCAAGACAATGAGACAACTGCCTGGTCTGTGACCTTGCCCTGGACAACAACTAGTGCTGctattttattcagaaaatgtACATTGTTCCTATAGTTCTAACATATCATTTAACCACAAGAGTGACAGGACACTTAACACTTCGAAAGATTAAGTCTTTTAATGATACATTTAATTATGAATGCAGGGAAGCTTGTATTTTAGTCTACAGATTTTAAGAAGCTCAGCCATGGCATGCTAAGGCTACTTTTACCAGTGCTACTGTTTTTGCTGTCTTTATgctattaaataatttttgatcGCTAAATGTGTGCCTGCTCAGGAACAGATTTGCTTTCAAACATCCATGCGGCCCCCCCGGTCATGTATCTTTTACCTGTACCCTACTTTTTTGTAAAATGACATCACCACTTGGTATGGAGATGTCGATGAATACATTTAGAGGACTCAATGCAGTTATTAAATAAGCACTATAAATAAGGATACTAATGGCAAAATCTTCATAGTCAGTTCAAAGTCAACCTAAATTTACCTGCTACTGAAAGGGGTAGCTCTTGCCTGCCTTGTGTGGACCTCACCCTGCCCCgtgtttctgctgcttccctgatTAAACTTTGCGGGCATCTAGACAGATCAGGGACCACTCTAGTTAAATACTAgccctaagaaaaaaaaatattagtgcTAGCATCAAGGGAAGAGTAGGAATACACAGCTTTAGATGTGGCAGGGGAGAAATGTGTCAGTGTACGGCACAGGGGAACAAAATACCACTTTTCCTAGTCATAAGGCAGATTTAAATAACCTTAAACTGACTGAGACTGAAAAATCAATGAGGCTTTTAGGAAAACTCTCATAGATCTTTTAAACTGGTCAAAATGGATGGTACTGATATTCTTCTGCCAATGATTGTTTTATTGTCCATTGTTCCTCAGAGCTTTGATGGGTGACACACATAGGAAATGATTCCTGTGAGCTGCAATGATGTATGGTGCACTtctcttgcttattttttttcttctccctctgcgTTTTAATGAAAATAGATGCAAATCTTAATTTTCAGAGATGATTTAGTATTGCATCATTCTTTATGGGACCACCAATTCCAGATCTTCAGACATGCTCAACCATGCTATTACAAACTGACCATTACAACATGTATACACAAAAGCTGCATTGAAAATTATGCATGCAGAGTAATGCCAAAATTAGCTTTCTTTAGGTGACAAAGGAGCAATAGTATTATATAAGCcctaaaaataaaggaatataaTTAATCTTGACAGCTGACATTTACTATATATAACTTGTATAAAAGCAATGCACAAAATATTATGaggcttttttccccaatggCGATTAATATGTTCACACGTTTTGTACACAAATACTTTGGAAGTCAAATGACCATTGCAAATTTCTTTAACTGCAGccatttctttctaatttttttttttaatatccttttttcaatttatcagacttgaaaaatattttttttcttttctagtgtGAAATTGGTAATTTTGATTCCCCAAACAATGTCACATACTTCAGTTTGAATGAAAAGGTACCACCCCACCTCAGGAAGCAGAGTTACATCATCAGTGGAGGCTAGAAGAATACACCTGAGGAACATCACTATATGCACAACCTGTTCTTATATTCTTCCCATGGCATCTGCTAAAGGACACTGTCACACCTAGCTGAATCTTACCAGATGGACACTGGATGGCTATTTTGTATTTCCTGGAAAGGGGCTGTGGAGTACATTTTTTGTTGTAAGGTAggataataataacaacatgGTACTTTTAGCCAAAGGGCTGAATTCACCCTCAGCTCAATTTGGTTTTGGAGACTTATACCAAAAAGTGATCCAAACTCAGCAAAATCATCAAATTTAATCATTTTGATGCAAAGATGATGAAAAGGCTTTGAAATACCCAGACTATATGCCAGtctcacaaaacaaaatacccTACAGAccgttttggtttggtttttttttaagcttactTTATGTGGCCTTGCCAAAAATAGTATTTGTTAATAAgtaaacagtaaaaataataaaaaaataggatGTGTGGAACACAAACATAATTAAAGGTTGCTCagctgtttctcttttgatttAAACCAAGTGGTACAGCAGCACTAAATCCAGTATGCTCACCACATCCTGTTCTCTTGCTAGCTAAGTTTAatataaacagaaattttaGCTTTTGTGTAAATAATTAGGGAAGAAAATGTCTGTCATTGCATTAATCAGAAACAAAAGTTTGATACTCAACTAGCTTACAAAACAGTAGTCCAAGAACTGATTTTTAATCCAGCCAATATCCTATCCTGGAGGTGAGTCCCATGCTTTGCGGAGTGAGACACGCTGAGCAAGAAGCAAACACCACAACAAATTCTCTCACAAAAACTGATTGCAAGTATATCACTTCAACTACTGGAAGAGATCACATTTAAAAAAGATAAGTGCAAACAGTTTAATACAACAGTTCTATGTGAGAAAAATGTCAGGCATCTGCAGAACAATCAATAACATAAATTTAAAGCATTCTCAAGCTTCTTTTTTAGAGTGGACTCAGTGTTAGTGGTATGATTTACTCGTattattttttaggttttttactCAGAAAAACGATACATTCACTAGAAGCCTGCTCTAGTTCGACACATCACTGCAATTTGCATCAGGCTCACTGATTTCTGTCTTGTCACTAACATAAGTGGGAGCAACTATCAAAtccaaaggaatttttttgaGAGTGATAGGATTtcaactgaaaatgaaatttagtCCTGTGTAGAAACAGGAAATCCTTCACAAGCCTTTCTGAGAGCCTTTGCtaaagatgcaaaaaaaatatatacttctGAGGAACAAGAACACCATTtacaggggaaaataaaaatgtgacaaaaaaccaaacaaaaaaaccccatttttttcaCATAATACAAAATCAGTCTTGgaggctttatttttaaacacaggtaataaataatttaagcTGAAGTAAGCCACTCAAAGAGAACTACTactgcaaattatttctttgttcttaGAGTCATTGTTCTGAACTCTGATGAGTTGCTATGCAGGCCAAACAAAACTGGTCATGCTCCATTCCATCAAGGACCTAGGACTGCCAAAGGTGAGACAGGCAAAGAAGAAGGCTGGCATAAAGGATTCTTAACTTGGAAATGAACTTGTGAAacctccagggcagggaatgcaCGAAAAactctctcctccctgcatcTGTAAGACTTGCAGCATACTGAGACTTCCACAATGCCTGAAATCCGTGGAAGAGTAATTACTAACCAGCACCACCATATGCAAACATCTGGACTCTTTTCCCAAGTATCTCAGACAATGCACCTCTCTCTCAGCAGTGTTAAGTCACACCTGAAGTTCAACACATACTGAGCACTTTTAACCTGTAGGGGGAGTGGCTAGGAGTGTAGTGTAGGAGTCTCACCAGTTTGGAATGGTGACTAGATaacactttcaaaatttttgaaGACAACAAACAAGAAagcccaaacacaaaacaacagaattcatttttctttttgtctgagCCAAAGATTTGTCTGAGCCACCTGGTCATCCCTAGTCTTTCCATTAGTCTTGATGATGGTATCTtagatgggaagggaagggaagggaaggggaaggggaaggggaagggaaggggaaggggaaggggaaggggaaggggaaggggaaggggaaggggaaggggaaggggaaggggaaggggatgcagaaGCTCATCTCTTTTGTTCTAAAAGCAAACACAagtttaatacagaaaaaaaaaaaaaaaggatacagGGAGGTGTTCATCCAACAGAAAATGAACTAATACAGAGTCAATGCCGCAAATGGTCATTTGTTTCTTACTGTGTGGTGGGAAACCCACACATCTGAAGAGAGGATTCCAGAGCTGTAGAAAAAAACACTGCCTGAAAACGTGTGAAATTTTTTAATGCAGACCCACATTCTGTCACCAATATCACACACCCATAAAACCATAAATGGAACTTTCTAGTCTGTAAAGCTGCAATGAATGTGACAGTCCTACCGTGGAGAGTTGAACCCGCTGTCCACAgtaatgctgctgctgtccatgCTGTCCAGGCGGGCTGAGTGGGTAGCTCTCTGGTTGTtgctattttctgtttccttcgGGGTGAGAAGAGTAAGATTCTTCTCAAACTTTCGCTGTAgatccctttccttttctctctctaggAGCCATTGCATTGTACCAACATCATCCCTGTTCTTTTCCTCCTCGGCATTTTTGTTGGTTCCTTCCTCTGAGTCATCATCATCAGATACGTTGTAATAGTCAAAAGAGGCCTCTTGGTTCCCGGTTGTGTCTTGCTGTCTCTGAGAAACAGGCATGACTTGTGTGACTGAGGTTACCATCGCTTGTTCAAGTTTCTCACATCTGACGGGCAATGTGTCAGAGGGGGTCTTTTGATGGGGCTTTAGCAGAGGTGTGTTAGACTTATGATAACTATTCACAGGAAGAGTGTTGTGCAGAGGCTTAAAGAGTGTGTCTTTgctaaatatttctttccttttatcaAGGCTGCTTGATTCAGTGCTATGGTGTTGAACCAGCCGCCCGTTAGCAATCACCTCTGGAGTTTGGCTAGAAATCACTGAACCACTGCTTGGGCCCTTTGGGGACTCCTCCTTGTGCACCCCAGGCTCCCTAGCAATATGTTGAGACTGTCTTTCTGTGGGAGTCATTTTTTTTAGCCCGTCTGTCCCTGTTAGTGTATCATGATCCTCTTTATTCTTTCCCAGTGGTGAAGGAGCAGTAAGCACCGTCTCACTGGATGTGTTGCACTGAAAATAGTCATCAACTGCAGATTTTGTTGTGCAGGAGTTGAGCTCGCTATATGGTGGCAAATTCTCTGTAGGCTTGCCTTGTTCCAATAGGCTACAAGAACTGGGGGTTTCTACACTGCCACCGGCTATTTCAGGGATGCAAGTCTCTTTGTAGCTTGCAGATGAAATCAGAGCCCTTTGATGACCGAGTGACTGAGATGGCCTTAAGGTACTATCATCAATGTAGGTTTGGCTAGTTGTTTGGTCATCTGGGCTACAGCCTTCACCTATATCTTCAGGTGTGCCTAAAGTAGCTGAGCCCAGAGGTCCCTTGGAGTTATCCATGGATCTAGACCTTTCTTTAGCTTTACTGGACCGCTCATTCCTTGATCTTCTATCCTGTGTATGGCTGTGGCTCCGATGGACCTTGGAGTGGGAGCTTCCCCTGGAAGGTTCAGGGAAAGGCATTTCAGTTCTTCTTTTGGCCAGTTCACCAGACACATCCCACTCTGGTGTCATGGGAAAGTGAGATTCAATCATGTTAGGATTGCTGTGCATTATATAATTATCTCCCTTGTGTTCTATTATAAAACAGCCTTCCCGTGGGGATCGAGTCAAGGGATCATAGAACTCATACTCCCTTTCAGCAGGTATATCCAAATGAGAGCCATCTGATGGGTCTCCTTTGGACACCCGGGTCTTGCTGTGTGACCTCGATTTCCCATGAGACTTTCTGTGATTCCTGCTCTTTTTACTTCGACCACTGTGGTGAGCTGAAGACCCAGCTTTGCTTCGttgagctttttcttcttcaagttTCTTCATTAGTGCAGTGTGTCTCATGACATTTTCCACAGTCAAGTCGGGGTTAATGCGCCTAATTATCTCCATTTCTACCTCCCTAGGTATAGTGGTAGGGGTGTCCTCATCCCTTAGGGGCCACTCCTCTGGAGGAAACTGGGCAGAGAAATTTGCCAACTGTTTGGTCTTATCTTTCTTAAAACTTAATCGGAATAATTTGAGTCCAAATTTCTTAGACTGCTTTTCTACATCCTTAGGCTTTGTGAGCGTCTCTGATTTATATGAAAAATTGACAGTACTTTTACTTTTCTCAGTAGGTGGGACCTGACATAATGAAGGAGGACAGTATGAGTCTTTACAGTCTTTTGCTGATTTCCTCTGTAGGGTAGAGGCATGCATGCTGTGCATGTCTTCTCTGCAACAATGGCAGGAGTCGCAGTGGTTTTTGGGTAGTGTTCGGTCCCTGACACAACCCGAGGCGGAGGGAGTTATAGTTCCTTGTTGTGGAGAGGTACATTGAGACCTGTCAGGTATCCTCTCATCCAAATGGTACCATTTACTGTTAGTTCTTATGAGAGATGGTGTTATAAAGTAAGTCTGTGGGGTTACAATGAAATAACCATCCGGAGTTGGGTATATTTTCCTCTCCCGTACAAGCATATTCAAAGTATGTCGAAGGATTTCTGGACTGGGTGTTGGAACTCCTAGAAATAACAGTAAACACATATCAGGAAGTGCATAAAACTGTGTATGACTCTCTGGTTTCCCCCTCCCCAACAAAAAGCTACTTTTTCCAATGTGCAAGCTGGAATATACTGAACAAACAACTCCAGTAAAGCATTTGTTAGGCATGCTCTTCTCTGTTTATTTCTCCACTTCAGATAATATCAATTATTGATTAAATAGTAGGCCATTAATAAAGTGCTAAAAAAAACTCGAAAGAACTTCTAGTCACTTTCAATGTGCAGGTGACCTTAAGCTACAAGATGGAATCACTGAAAATCAGAGAGTCAAGGGACATATTctaattttattcttcttccAACAGAGTATTTATATCCAAATTCACCAGAACTATCCTTATAATGCCTTATCACATATAAAGCAGTAGTTATTTGTTACTTTGGATGCCTAAGCTGCTTTTCCCATAGAATacctcacagaaaaaaaaaaaaaaaaaaaaaaaaaaaggcagttccTCAAACTGTCCCTTTATCACAAACCTGATTTAACTGATTTGCTCTCccattaaaatatgttttaactACATTAGCTGCACCAAAACAGAGACATCTTGAATGATTTAGTTCATCTTACCCAGAAAGTCTTTTCCATTAGGCTGGAAGTTACAGATTTAGGTCCCAAAAATTTGCTTCTCAGAGTTCCTTGTCCTTCAGGTGAGATGTGAGGGACCCTATCTAAGTGCATGTACGGCATACCAAGAGAGGGACAAGTATATCTACCCTGCATCAATGGCATATGGTAGACTAGGCACTGTCAGCCAGATCCTTCCCATCACCAGTTTACCTGCTGGATCCAGTGGGGCTTGACCAAGCcttcaatattttattatataaaacACTAAGTTGCACGTTGTGTATAAGAGTAAGTTCCATCTAGAGCTAAGGAAAAACTTTAGTTCACAAACTAGTTTTAAAAAGTCTGTTTATgttgaataaaaaattaaaatacttccaTGTTATCAGTGGAAAAAGCTATCTTCAATCAATAAGTTTTGTTTAACTAAAACGTATTTTAATTCTGAGCACTAGTCTGGTTTACGTTTTTAGaactaaagatttttttacaaACATTTGGATCGtctgttttaaacagaaaaagttaATAGTATTTATTCTGGGTCTTggtttgaaacaaaaataattagagAACAACTTAGGTTGGAAGACAACTCATGAATTCATCTGGTCAGCACCTCTACTAAAATCCTGGCCAATTTCGATGAGGTTGGTTAGGACCTTGTCAAGTCAAACTGTCTTGAAGAACAGAATTTCAATCCAtgcaaaaacatttcagtgaagCATATGCTTTTTACAAAAACACTTTATGGAGAAATCTCAGCTGGGGTGCCTGCAACAAAAACAGTATCTCCAGGAGCACACAGTGTCACCAGCTATTCACCAACATGTCAAAGGTTGGAGCCTGCAAGCTCATTGATCTCCTTCTGACAGCAACACCCATtaaaagcaacaagaaaaaaagaatttgtacTAATTCCTTAACTCATCCTCTTTCTTGCAGCTGGGTTGGAGACAACATATTCTTATGTCTGACTTTGAGTGTTGTTTGAACTTAAGTGACATGACCATACTACTCATATCCATACCTACAATCTTAAAATGGAAACAGCAAAGGGTTAGGAACCACATGGACATGAGTTAAAGCAGTTACTACAGAGAAGGCACCAGGGAGAAGTACATGGGGGCATGTGCTGGTTTTGACTGGGGTAGAGTTAATATAGCTCATGCACAGTCCATAGAGCTGAAATATTGGGGCCACTTTGGATGCAGGAAGTGAGAGGTCAAGATAGGATATAACTTGAGAGCAtaaatgagaatgaaaattagaaaaaaatacgGAGAATCAGGAGCTTgcattttctccccttttcatGCATGTGTCCTCAATTTCTGTAATAATCTGTATGAGAGCAACAAAGCTCCCAGAACCTCTAGATGCGTTAACATGCCAGGAACAGCAACAGGCGGGACAAGCTGAAATCCAGAAAGCTGGGGGAAAATAAAGTACTATTTGTCCCTAGCCCAGAATTCTGAATCTCTCTGGACTGAAGTAAACACTATGTGAGCTTCCTCTGGATTATGAGGGAAAGCAGGCTGTCCTCTGCATGAGCTTTTGACAGCACACAGGAACATGAAGAGTGATTTCAATCCCTGTAACCATCAGTAGTCATCTAACTCTTCATTCCTGCAGCGGAGCTGCTGTGTCTGCTTGGGCAATACCACCCCTTTGACATGATGATTTGCATCGTGACAAGATGTGGATGACTGCAAAAACTCAAGCTCATTTGTTTCTCCATCCCATGCTGAATATGCACTGCAGGGTCCACCCATGGTCCAACTCAGATgcacctgctctgcagcagccaacctctcttccttcctctacATGAACAACCTGTGCCATCCATTGCACTATTCAGAAGCTTACAAGTAAAGACTTCAGCATTTACTTACCTTTGTGAGAACCTAGTTCTTCATCCTTATTTTACTACAGAGACTTTTCTTAAGATACCGTTTTAAAAACGTCACAACACAAATAAAAGGGATGGAAGCATTTCTCCTGGGAGCTTAGAGAAAAGTTAGAGAAAGGGATTGAAATGGATGTTGAAATGGATGTACTGATGTTTTACAGCAATTTAGGCAAAAATGCACTGCaaatatatgttaaaaataataatacatatttttcacCCAGTAAACCGTAAGGGCTACAATATGCTGGGTGAGTCCCTAAACACCAGATGCACAGTAGTTACATTAATTGAGTAACTCCTGTGAATGGAGAATGCAgataaacagcaaagaaaaaaaaatcagtatgcCTGACAGTCAATGATGCTGTAAAGTTAATAGTGTCAGCCTTCTCTCAGGAGTTGAAGCCTATCACTTTTATCACTCCCAGCATACAGTC
Encoded here:
- the STOX2 gene encoding storkhead-box protein 2 isoform X4, giving the protein MSPITQSQFIPLGEILCLAISAMNSARKQVTQEALMEHLTTCFPGVPTPSPEILRHTLNMLVRERKIYPTPDGYFIVTPQTYFITPSLIRTNSKWYHLDERIPDRSQCTSPQQGTITPSASGCVRDRTLPKNHCDSCHCCREDMHSMHASTLQRKSAKDCKDSYCPPSLCQVPPTEKSKSTVNFSYKSETLTKPKDVEKQSKKFGLKLFRLSFKKDKTKQLANFSAQFPPEEWPLRDEDTPTTIPREVEMEIIRRINPDLTVENVMRHTALMKKLEEEKAQRSKAGSSAHHSGRSKKSRNHRKSHGKSRSHSKTRVSKGDPSDGSHLDIPAEREYEFYDPLTRSPREGCFIIEHKGDNYIMHSNPNMIESHFPMTPEWDVSGELAKRRTEMPFPEPSRGSSHSKVHRSHSHTQDRRSRNERSSKAKERSRSMDNSKGPLGSATLGTPEDIGEGCSPDDQTTSQTYIDDSTLRPSQSLGHQRALISSASYKETCIPEIAGGSVETPSSCSLLEQGKPTENLPPYSELNSCTTKSAVDDYFQCNTSSETVLTAPSPLGKNKEDHDTLTGTDGLKKMTPTERQSQHIAREPGVHKEESPKGPSSGSVISSQTPEVIANGRLVQHHSTESSSLDKRKEIFSKDTLFKPLHNTLPVNSYHKSNTPLLKPHQKTPSDTLPVRCEKLEQAMVTSVTQVMPVSQRQQDTTGNQEASFDYYNVSDDDDSEEGTNKNAEEEKNRDDVGTMQWLLEREKERDLQRKFEKNLTLLTPKETENSNNQRATHSARLDSMDSSSITVDSGFNSPRTRESLASNTSSIVESNRRQNPALSPAHGGAGPTFNFRATADPPTSEAEKLQKPGNCLQASVTSV
- the STOX2 gene encoding storkhead-box protein 2 isoform X2, giving the protein MNSPACCKVTRMMHPIQERHGDISSGDVSPISMSPITQSQFIPLGEILCLAISAMNSARKQVTQEALMEHLTTCFPGVPTPSPEILRHTLNMLVRERKIYPTPDGYFIVTPQTYFITPSLIRTNSKWYHLDERIPDRSQCTSPQQGTITPSASGCVRDRTLPKNHCDSCHCCREDMHSMHASTLQRKSAKDCKDSYCPPSLCQVPPTEKSKSTVNFSYKSETLTKPKDVEKQSKKFGLKLFRLSFKKDKTKQLANFSAQFPPEEWPLRDEDTPTTIPREVEMEIIRRINPDLTVENVMRHTALMKKLEEEKAQRSKAGSSAHHSGRSKKSRNHRKSHGKSRSHSKTRVSKGDPSDGSHLDIPAEREYEFYDPLTRSPREGCFIIEHKGDNYIMHSNPNMIESHFPMTPEWDVSGELAKRRTEMPFPEPSRGSSHSKVHRSHSHTQDRRSRNERSSKAKERSRSMDNSKGPLGSATLGTPEDIGEGCSPDDQTTSQTYIDDSTLRPSQSLGHQRALISSASYKETCIPEIAGGSVETPSSCSLLEQGKPTENLPPYSELNSCTTKSAVDDYFQCNTSSETVLTAPSPLGKNKEDHDTLTGTDGLKKMTPTERQSQHIAREPGVHKEESPKGPSSGSVISSQTPEVIANGRLVQHHSTESSSLDKRKEIFSKDTLFKPLHNTLPVNSYHKSNTPLLKPHQKTPSDTLPVRCEKLEQAMVTSVTQVMPVSQRQQDTTGNQEASFDYYNVSDDDDSEEGTNKNAEEEKNRDDVGTMQWLLEREKERDLQRKFEKNLTLLTPKETENSNNQRATHSARLDSMDSSSITVDSGFNSPRTRESLASNTSSIVESNRRQNPALSPAHGGAGPTFNFRATADPPTSEAEKLQKPGNCLQASVTSV
- the STOX2 gene encoding storkhead-box protein 2 isoform X1, whose protein sequence is MKKTRSTTLRRAWPSSDFSDRASDRMRSRSEKDYRLHKHFPPAFISQASRGYMTSGDVSPISMSPITQSQFIPLGEILCLAISAMNSARKQVTQEALMEHLTTCFPGVPTPSPEILRHTLNMLVRERKIYPTPDGYFIVTPQTYFITPSLIRTNSKWYHLDERIPDRSQCTSPQQGTITPSASGCVRDRTLPKNHCDSCHCCREDMHSMHASTLQRKSAKDCKDSYCPPSLCQVPPTEKSKSTVNFSYKSETLTKPKDVEKQSKKFGLKLFRLSFKKDKTKQLANFSAQFPPEEWPLRDEDTPTTIPREVEMEIIRRINPDLTVENVMRHTALMKKLEEEKAQRSKAGSSAHHSGRSKKSRNHRKSHGKSRSHSKTRVSKGDPSDGSHLDIPAEREYEFYDPLTRSPREGCFIIEHKGDNYIMHSNPNMIESHFPMTPEWDVSGELAKRRTEMPFPEPSRGSSHSKVHRSHSHTQDRRSRNERSSKAKERSRSMDNSKGPLGSATLGTPEDIGEGCSPDDQTTSQTYIDDSTLRPSQSLGHQRALISSASYKETCIPEIAGGSVETPSSCSLLEQGKPTENLPPYSELNSCTTKSAVDDYFQCNTSSETVLTAPSPLGKNKEDHDTLTGTDGLKKMTPTERQSQHIAREPGVHKEESPKGPSSGSVISSQTPEVIANGRLVQHHSTESSSLDKRKEIFSKDTLFKPLHNTLPVNSYHKSNTPLLKPHQKTPSDTLPVRCEKLEQAMVTSVTQVMPVSQRQQDTTGNQEASFDYYNVSDDDDSEEGTNKNAEEEKNRDDVGTMQWLLEREKERDLQRKFEKNLTLLTPKETENSNNQRATHSARLDSMDSSSITVDSGFNSPRTRESLASNTSSIVESNRRQNPALSPAHGGAGPTFNFRATADPPTSEAEKLQKPGNCLQASVTSV